One window from the genome of Methanotorris formicicus Mc-S-70 encodes:
- a CDS encoding NADH-quinone oxidoreductase subunit D-related protein, whose translation MGGLSGDVGFLPTATYYGRIRGDFLNMFVSICGNRFGRSSVRPFGAPFKITDELIMELIEKFEVLREEVIDVGNLMLDNPEVLGRFEQTGIVDKKTAKTIGIVGPAGRASGIPYDIRKSFSKAKHIYERSIEMMTDDEGSVNSRAKVYFKETINSIDFCIGALQHSDFPTGTSNEEKLKLKPNCFIVTLEEAWRGELSHCIITDENGKIKRYKIKDPSFHNWTALELAVRNEGIYDFPLCNKSFNLSYCGFDL comes from the coding sequence TTGGGAGGTCTCAGTGGTGATGTGGGATTCTTACCCACTGCTACATACTATGGAAGGATAAGAGGGGATTTTCTCAATATGTTTGTTTCGATATGTGGCAACAGATTTGGCAGAAGTTCGGTCCGACCTTTCGGAGCTCCTTTCAAAATTACTGATGAACTTATAATGGAACTTATTGAGAAGTTTGAAGTCTTAAGGGAAGAAGTAATAGATGTTGGAAACCTTATGTTAGATAATCCAGAAGTTCTTGGAAGATTTGAACAAACAGGTATTGTTGATAAAAAAACAGCTAAAACAATAGGGATTGTAGGTCCAGCAGGAAGAGCTTCTGGCATACCTTATGATATTAGAAAGAGCTTTTCAAAAGCTAAGCATATTTATGAAAGAAGCATTGAAATGATGACTGATGATGAAGGAAGTGTTAATTCAAGGGCTAAGGTGTATTTCAAGGAAACAATTAATTCAATAGATTTCTGTATAGGGGCCCTCCAACACTCTGATTTCCCAACGGGAACCTCCAACGAAGAAAAACTTAAGTTAAAACCAAACTGTTTTATTGTGACATTGGAGGAAGCTTGGAGAGGTGAGCTCTCCCACTGTATAATTACTGATGAAAATGGAAAGATAAAAAGATATAAAATAAAAGACCCTTCATTCCACAACTGGACTGCACTTGAATTAGCAGTTAGAAACGAGGGAATATATGATTTTCCATTATGCAATAAAAGTTTTAACTTATCATACTGTGGATTTGACCTTTAA